GTGGACCTTCCTATATGCTAACCAAGTGCTACTAAACCATGGCCCTCCCcaacaaaatcttaacaagactACTGCTTTCACAAACAAAGTCACACTATTCCAAAAAAAAAGGTAACCTTGACTTTTGCTTTTAATTGCATAATGAAAGCAAAATGTAATCGAAATGAGATAGCCAGAGATTCAATCCTTCAGAGAGTTATTCAAATTCACTTGTCCCTTCTAAGAAGCAAAACGGAAGAAAATCCGTTATTAATTTTGTCAATTAGTGTACTTTGAAAGCAATATTCAGTATATTAAAAAAACATCTCCCTGGAGCGTGTCCATATTCTACAAAAAACGTTCTTGTATAATATTTACAATGAAGAAAGGTAACTGCTCAGATGTTCTTGTCAAAAGACTGTGATTTTAAAAACAGGCATTTTTAATGAAAATGGGTCTTTTTcatccaaatgaaacaaaaagtagCATGAATGAGACAGGAAACATATAGTATGTCTTTTTGCAATGGGTCGTTTTAATTTCAAAACTCTTGTGTAGCAATCTTTTGCCGGGCTCTATCCAACATCAATGAAGGATTTGAAAGTACACCATAGGTAGAGAACGGAATGAGTCCCCTGTTTCAGTTCCAattctgcctttttaaaatacattgaactagattaggattacactgttcagAATGTGGctctttaggattacactgaagcAGCCGAAGCAAAAGTTGTAAACATCTTAGAATCTTGTACCAATTTAAAGAATAACCCATCTGTTGTGGCATAACTTttcataaaaaaataaactttgtcaGAATCAAGGATCGTTTTGAGAAGGCTGCAGAAGAGCTTTGATCACTTATGGACTGGCATCGTCCATAGAACACATTGATTAAACACTCAGTGGGTTTCATTTGTCCTTAGTGATGTCAGCTGTCAGTCACTTTTGATCAGGATTAGATGGCATCACTTgaagaatgagagccaagctacaagtaatgccttacacaggttggacacttgtcatcttccctcaagtttcgatgggaaatgtaggcgtcctggttttacagcttggctttccattacagctgcaagaccagtatgcctacatttcccatcaaaacttgagggaagctgacaagtgtccaacctgtgtcaggcgtcacttgtagcttggctctgagaaagaaAAACAGCCAGGGCTGAAGCAGCAACAAAGAATGTAAACAGTAGCTGGTAGCCATAGCAGCAAAATAGAgttaagttctttttttttttgtttttcaaaggaAAGCTCCTTCCCTGGACTCACTATTTTGTAGTCAAAAAGCAAACCCAGAGAAAAATTCAGCTCAGCCTGGCAAAAATCACATATCAAATTATGGAAAAACCTTTATTGCATCATTGCTTTACATATTTATATTTATCTATTGTGgccagagaaccagtttggtgtagtggttaagagcatgaatctggagagccaggtttgattccccactccgccgcttgaagccagttgggtgaccttgggtcagtcacttaagagcagcaggactctaatctggagagccagtttgattccccactcctctgcttgaagccagctgggtgaccttgggtcagtcacagctctctcggagctctctcagccccacccacctcacggggtgttttattgtggggataataacatactgtgtaaaccgctctgagtgggtgttaagttgtcctgaagggaagtgcATAAATCggacgttgttgttgttatgtgagcCCAAGTTGGCTTATGAtctcattctcccctccattttattctcacaatagcagccctgtgaagtaggctagactgagaaagaaagactggcctaaggtcatggcacagtggggattcaaacccggcaCTCCCCTATCCGAGCCCAACAGTTTAACAACTACAACAAAGCTCTACACAGAGTACAGCTTTTCCTTTTGCCACAACATCTCTGCATCTGTCACTGTTTCATTTGTGTACTCTACCACTGATAAAGCAATCTTGTTATGTATGCTGACAGAGGAAACCTAAGTCGAGCtctatccttctaagcccatttaaatcaagaATGTAGCTgtgtttaggaatgcactgtaaaaTAAACTAAATTCTGCCAAGAATGCCCTCTGGAATTCTGAAGTAGGAACAAAAcatgcggcgggggggggggaatctacacTAGAATATGCATCTAGGAATGACAAATCCAGTTCAAATTGGAATTAGGTTTACTCTTTCTCAGTTGCATAACATTGCAAAAACAACCGTAaaagaaacaagcaaaaaaaTGAGAAGTTTGCCAAAGAAAGTGTGCAGGATAAAAATCATCTTCCTAACCATTCTCAAAAATGAAAAGAgatgaaaaaaatacatttttgtaaCTTGCTGACTGCTAAATTCTGCTAAAATAAAATATCAATTTCTTTTGGAAACCTCTTCTGTTGGAAGTTAAAGCCTTGTATCTGCAGCTTGCTTTATACCAAATCTGGGAGCTGAGATTAACATACAAAATATGTTCTTGTATAAAGCCTAGACAGATTCTGTGATCAAATACACAGGTTAACTATTTCCAGACCTACAACATGACATTAAACAAACGAGACTTCAATGGAGCTGTCCATATTGCTGGTGCTGAATTCCTATAGGGTTGAATTAcaacaaagctgccttatactgagcgaGATCATTGGTTCATCGGAGtcaatgttgtctactctgactggcatcaGCTCTCCAAGAGCTCAAGTCAAGGTCTCAATCCTTTgatctggagatgctgaggattgaacctgtgaccttcagcatgcaaagcggATGCTCTACCTCTGTGCTGCAGCATCTCACCAATTGGATCCAAGGGATGGGTCAAAAGTTTGTCATTATGTTGGAATGGCTCATCCTTTGGTTGAGGGGGGAAGAGCAATTTTCACTTGATTCCTCCTTTAATAGCAGACCTCCCTGTTTTGCCCCTCATTCTGTTCCTTCCAGTCCGTTGACACACTCCGAGTTCAGTAGgctggaggaagagaagaaggcAGGAAAGTTTGCTCTGCCTGCTTCATTCTACTAACAGGGCTTTGGATCTAACCCAGAGATTCTGTGCCACATATTTCATGTCTTATGCTGGAGATCAGTCTCTGGTATCCAGGGATAATAGAAAAAAGCGATATTTGGTTTTGGCTATCATCCTATCagacattacaaaaaaaaaacaacccattcCCTCACTTACCTCCCTGTCTAAAATATTGACCACCGCATCGCAATCTCAAATTATCCATACTAAATTATTGGCAATAGCTGCAGAGAGACCATTTGGAATACAATGAGGAAATAAAAGCAAGGACATTGACAGTGCTGAAATATTAGCAAAACACGGAGACTACTTTTACCGTCTAAATGGCACCAAAAAAATGCATCAATCTTAAATAAAGATCAGTTTGAAACAGAAAATACTACAGGTACGTTTTATCAATGCTATGATTATCATCTCCTGTGAAGCTGGGAGACAGTGATAGGTTTCAATTTGATACAGAGAAAAGATTTTATAGGACTAAACCTATACAAGATGGAGCTTCTTTACAGAAATATACACATCGTTAATAGTCAccttaacagcgcaatcctaagcagagttactccagtctaagccagtttggcatagtgggaacagcaggactctaatctggagagccaggtttgcttccccacttttctgcttgaagccagctgggtgaccttgggtcagtcacagctctctcagagctctctcagccccaccttcctcacaggatgattgtcatgaggataataataacacactttgtaaactgttctgagtgggcattaagttgtcctgaatggcagaatataaatcaaatgttgttgttgttgaaatcaatggacttagactggagtaactttgcttaggattgtgctgtaagtttCATTTCCATCACTGGTGAATCTACATAGGAAAATGTCAGTTGAAACCAAGTGGGTGGTCTTCTTACCTTGGAAGTTCCTGTGTCTTTGGTTCCTGGGGTCATAGTAGGATGTGATGTATGTTGGTTTCTTAAAAACGTATGGTTGGCCATTGTAGAAAATGAAATTCTGGACTAATTGGGCACCAAAGTTATACTTCGCCTAGGGCACCAGGAAGCTTGGGCCAACCCTGGATGGATCATTGTACCAAGTACATTTGGACTTCTGGTTCATCATAtccaaaaggttgggaaccactgctataaccagcgtggtgtagtggttagcatgtcagactaggatctgggagacccaggttcaaatcctcactctgccatggcagctcactgggtgaccatggccAGTCGCagtctctctctgcctaaccttcctcacagggttgctgttatAAGCCTAAAACAGAAGGCAGAGCAATGatattataagccactttggttccttCATTGAGGAGGCAAGTGAGATGCaaatatatctaaataaaatataaCAGATGAGGTTGAGGGGGCTTCTTTGGGGTGGGTGAGATGGGAAACTGAATACTGGACTCTGAAGTCAGTTGCTGGCTGCTTCCCAGACTCCACGTCCAATGTTCTTTTACGTGTTCTGGCATCACCTTGAAAGATGATGCATAGTCCACTTTGAGTCCCAGTGAGCAAGGCACACTACAAAGGAAGAAAAGATGAACAGATACAAATCGATATTAAATCATTATATTATAGCTTCCTTTTCCAGCGTCGGCGCATGGAGGCTGTGAGCAACCCCAGGCGGGAGCGTTACCACCAACCATGGCCAAGGAAGGCATTGCTGCTGGAGGTGTAATGGATGTTAACACTGCCCTTCAAGAAGTGCTTAAGACCGCACTTATCCATGATGGTTTAGCCCGTGGAATTCGTGAGGCTGCCGAAGCCTTAGACAAACGCCAAGCCCACCTTTGTGTTCTTGCATCGAACTGTGATGAGCCCATGTATGTCAAGCTTGTTGAAGTACTTTGTGCTGAACACCAAATCAATCTGATAAAGGTTGATGACAACAAGAAACTGGGTGAGTGGGTAGGTCTCTGCAAGATCGACAGAGAAGGAAAACCCCGCAAAGTTGTGGGCTGCAGTTGTGTGGTTGTAAAAGACTATGGCAAAGAATCGCAGGCCAAAGATGTCATCGAAGAGTACTTCAAGTGCaagaaatgaacaaataaaatattatGAGTCTGacaaaaaaatcattatattataaGGGGTGAAGTGAGCAATAATAAGCATAGCTCGATCCACTTTGATCAGCTGGGCTGGCAAGTGGATGTAAAAATTCAGCGGCACAGAATTTTTTTCAAGTGTTCCCGAACAATGCCGTAGGATTTGTTTTGCTGTTCAATTCCTCTTACACTGAAACAGCATCCCAAAGGATGGATGGATACAGTATGCAAAATGTCTATtgagtttattttcttttttaaaatctcgCAGTGAAACAACaatatcctcataacaatctgCACAGCTTACGGGAAGCCTATCAAGTGagatttatttatataatataaTTAAAATGTGCCATgctatgggagggggaagaaatcagcattggtaatcaGAAAGGTAGGAAACAAATATATAAACCACAATTCAAAAAGACATCACGGGGAAAGAACAagtcataaattttaaaaaacaatgaaatGCGCAATCGATACCTCAGTCAAAAAATGTCGGAACAGAAGGAGAAAAGTGTGTGTATGAA
The window above is part of the Eublepharis macularius isolate TG4126 chromosome 16, MPM_Emac_v1.0, whole genome shotgun sequence genome. Proteins encoded here:
- the LOC129344065 gene encoding 40S ribosomal protein S12-like yields the protein MAKEGIAAGGVMDVNTALQEVLKTALIHDGLARGIREAAEALDKRQAHLCVLASNCDEPMYVKLVEVLCAEHQINLIKVDDNKKLGEWVGLCKIDREGKPRKVVGCSCVVVKDYGKESQAKDVIEEYFKCKK